From Pseudomonadota bacterium, one genomic window encodes:
- a CDS encoding transposase, with the protein PPTSIDEARRVTAKLVAHYNTVRLHSAIGYVTPADKPAGRQNEIFEARDRKLEAARALRARRRQEDRALAA; encoded by the coding sequence CTCCGCCCACCAGCATTGACGAGGCTCGACGGGTCACCGCCAAGCTCGTCGCGCACTACAACACGGTTCGCCTTCACAGCGCCATTGGCTACGTCACCCCGGCGGACAAGCCCGCCGGGCGCCAAAACGAGATCTTTGAGGCTCGCGATCGTAAACTCGAAGCCGCACGCGCCCTTCGCGCGCGCCGCCGTCAGGAGGATCGCGCTTTAGCTGCCTAG